CGGCTTTGGGAATTATTTTTGTCGGCATTTTTGTAAGTAACTTAAAACGCAAAAGTGGCTGATTTTACATGTAAAATTTGCTATGCTGCCTGCACGGTTCATGAGGAAGGACATCATGCGTCGCAAAGGGCATATCGTTAACCGCTACCGCCGACAACTCCCCAATCAGGAGGGAGAGAACCTTCTTTTTGCCGATGATTTGCCACGCTATGAAATTGCCCGCAATGCCGATACGCTGATAAAGCTGGTGCAGATGAACCCTTATAATAAGGAAATCCTCAAACGGATGCATTTGCTGGATGCACCGGATTGCTGGCTGGTATCAGGTTGCCTCTTTCAAACCGTGTGGAATGTGGTGGAAGGACGCCATCCGTGTGATGGAATTCTGGATTATGACATCATCTATTATGACCCAGACCAAAGCCGCGAAGCCGAAGAGGTCATGACCATACGGGCAGGAGCGCTTTTTTCGGATTTGGATGTCAAAATACAGATCAAAAACCAATCACGCGTTCATATGTGGTACGAACCCAAATTCGGCCTGCCCTATCCTGAATTGAAATCAGCCGCCCAATCCTTGCGCTATTACCCGTCCAAGGTTCAGGCCATTGCCTTACAAGGGCGGGGTAGCTCACGCATTGCCTTTGATGC
This sequence is a window from Terasakiella sp. SH-1. Protein-coding genes within it:
- a CDS encoding nucleotidyltransferase family protein, which produces MRRKGHIVNRYRRQLPNQEGENLLFADDLPRYEIARNADTLIKLVQMNPYNKEILKRMHLLDAPDCWLVSGCLFQTVWNVVEGRHPCDGILDYDIIYYDPDQSREAEEVMTIRAGALFSDLDVKIQIKNQSRVHMWYEPKFGLPYPELKSAAQSLRYYPSKVQAIALQGRGSSRIAFDAPFGFENILRLIVRPNHALEFPDIYEAKTKRWKDIWPNLEIHPWA